One Amaranthus tricolor cultivar Red isolate AtriRed21 chromosome 1, ASM2621246v1, whole genome shotgun sequence DNA window includes the following coding sequences:
- the LOC130807292 gene encoding uncharacterized protein LOC130807292, which yields MDLYKAYDMMDWQFIKEMLVALNFPAHFIHIDMACIISTRYTIMINGTPTPTFQAKRGLRQGDPFSHLLFVIGMEYLSRILKSVEDQYGFHPRCRKTKLTHLCFPDDLMLFCKGDIPLSALYTTGITPETKNSIGDELTQFSFGTFPFKYLGIPLSIKSSLLLNVNKFADKMTRKIRGWQAKNLSDLSSHRGSSNVLMTSADPFYGSVCKPKCGGWGIKDVLTWNQIAVGKIAWHIHIMKDSMWVRWVNGVYTKGGNWGLYNAPINASWTMRKLCKIKDTWKQWVFKDAYSIKEVYTTTFQCQPKVNWRILVWSGVVIPRTRFCCWLLALGKLKTKEQTP from the exons ATGGACCTCTATAAGGCCTACGACATGATGGACTGGCAATTTATCAAGGAAATGCTAGTAGCTCTGAATTTTCCGGCCCACTTCATCCACATAGACATGGCCTGTATCATTTCCACAAGATATACAATCATGATCAATGGAACTCCCACACCCACATTCCAAGCGAAGAGGGGACTTCGACAAGGGGACCCTTTCTCCCACCTTCTTTTTGTTATTGGCATGGAATATCTGTCTCGAATCCTCAAAAGTGTCGAGGACCAATATGGCTTTCATCCTAGATGCAGAAAGACAAAGCTCACTCATCTTTGTTTCCCTGATGACCTGATGCTCTTTTGTAAGGGTGACATTCCATTG TCTGCTCTGTATACAACGGGGATCACACCAGAGACAAAAAATTCCATTGGGGATGAGCTCACTCAATTCTCCTTTGGAACCtttcccttcaagtatcttgGTATTCCGTTGTCTATTAAAAGCTCTCTATTGCTGAATGTGAACAAATTTGCAGATAAGATGACAAGAAAAATACGAGGGTGGCAAGCCAAAAACCTCTC AGATTTATCCTCCCATAGAGGGTCATCAAATGTATTAATGACATCTGCAGATCCTTTCTATGGTTCG GTATGCAAGCCTAAGTGTGGAGGTTGGGGCATCAAAGACGTGCTCACTTGGAACCAAATAGCTGTGGGCAAAATAGCTTGGCACATACACATCATGAAAGACTCAATGTGGGTACGGTGGGTTAATGGAGTTTATACCAAAGGGGGGAATTGGGGCTTGTATAACGCTCCAATTAATGCAAGCTGGACCATGAGGAAGCTGTGCAAAATTAAAGACACATGGAAGCAATGGGTATTCAAAGACGCCTATTCAATTAAGGAAGTTTATACGACTACCTTTCAATGTCAACCAAAGGTAAACTGGAGAATTCTGGTCTGGAGCGGAGTAGTTATTCCACGAACTCGATTTTGCTGTTGGCTCTTGGCCTTAGGAAAACTTAAAACCAAGGAACAGACTCCATAG